The region AAATTTTATTTTTTTTAATATTTTATCTTGATTATGTTATAAAAATGAATATATTTTGTTTACCTCATATAACATAAGGAGATAATATGAATAAAATTACCTTGTCTGCCGCGATTTTGGCAATGACGATGATGGGCTGCTCTGATATGGGCGTTGATAATTCTGTTGCTTCCACGAACGATGTGAAGCAGGAACAGTCTCATAATTCCTTGGCTAAGGTTAATGGAACTCCCTACGTTTTCCAAGAACCGTTAGCTGCCGTTGCCCCTAATGGTGGGCTGTTTAGTAATTCTAAATGGCTTCATTATCCTAACGTAGGTATTGATTTTACGGTAAAAACGTATATTGATCCGGGTTCCTTCATTCCTGTTGGTGAACTCCATATGGATAATGGCCCAACTCCCGATTACTTCCGTATAACGACTTATCCTCTTTATAATTGCGGAATAAGGACGATTAGTAAGAAACGTCAAGCTTCTTGCAATATATACAATTACAACAATTTAACAGTTGAAGTGTTTCCTAACGTAAGAGACGGTGTAACGCAAACGGATAATATTGATTCGCCTTTCCATCCAGGTAATGGTTATCAATATGAACAGTTGAATGTTATTACTTACTATATTGCTGTTTGGAATGAAGGTAAATCAAATCAGGTTATTTTGGCAGGCACTATTTACAATGGCAATCAGCTCCAAAACAGTCCTGAATTGGCTCAGATGGCTTATGAAAAGTACTTCCTTCCCGCTCAGAATTACTGGATTGTCACCCACTAGTTCTATTTCCTAGTCCTATTTTGACTATAAGGAACTCGGCTCTGCGCCGGGTTCTTTTTGCATAGGAAAACAACCAAAGACAAAAGTCCAATAACCATTGACTATTGACAATGACTGACAACCAAGTTCTAGCTTTTACCCCACTTCCTACATCTTACATTTTGCCGTCTACGGAGTACCTTTCTATATTTCCCATGTAAATTGGAGAAATGCATGAAACGATCTATTGTTATTACAGGCGGAGCAGGCTTTATCGGTAGCCATGTCGTGCGCCTGTTCGTGAACAAGTATCCTGAATACAAGATTATCAACCTCGACAAGCTTACATACGCAGGCAATCTCGCAAACCTCAAGGATGTCGAAGATAAGCCGAACTACAAGTTCGTCAAGATGGACATCTGCGACTTCGACGCGTTCTACAAGCTCATGCAGGATGAACAGGTCGATGGCATCATCCATCTTGCGGCAGAAAGCCATGTGGACCGTTCCATCAAGGATCCGTTCACTTTTGCTCGTACGAACGTCATGGGCACGCTCACGCTTTTGCAGGCTGCCAAGCTCTACTGGGAAAGCCTCCCGGAAAAGTACGAGGGCAAGCGCTTCTATCACATTTCGACGGATGAAGTTTACGGCGCTCTCAAGATGAACCACCCGGAGGGCATCACGCCTCCGTTCACGACGACAGCCTCCAGTTCGGAACACCATTTGGCTTACGGTGACGATTTCTTCTACGAGACGACGAAGTACACGCCGCACTCCCCGTATTCTGCTTCGAAGGCTGGCTCCGACCATTTCGTGCGCGCGTTCCACGACACCTACGGCATGCCGACGATCGTCACGAACTGCTCCAACAACTATGGCCCGTACCAGTTCCCCGAAAAGCTCATTCCGCTGTTCATCAACAACATCCGCCACAAGAAGCCTCTCCCGGTTTACGGCAAGGGCGAAAACGTTCGCGACTGGCTCTTTGTCGAAGACCACGCCCGCGCGATTGACGTGATTTTCCACAATGGCAAAATTGCTGAAACTTACAACATCGGCGGCTTCAACGAATGGAAGAACATCGACATCATCAAGGTCGTCATCAAGACCGTCGATAAGCTCCTTGGCCGCGCCGAAGGCGAAGACCTGAACCTGATTACCTACGTGACGGATCGCCTGGGCCACGACGCCCGCTATGCGATTGACTCCACCAAGCTCCAGAAGGAACTCGGCTGGGAACCGTCGTTGCAGTTCGAAGAAGGCATCGAAAAGACTGTGCGCTGGTACTTGGACAACCAGGAATGGCTGGACAACATCACGAGCGGCGACTACGAAAAGTATTACGAAAAAATGTACGGAAACAGGTAATGGGAAAGTTTAATTTCATAAATACTGAAATTGAAGGCGTAAAGATTATTGAGCCGACCGTGTTTGGCGATGCCCGCGGTTACTTTATGGAAACCTACAGCAAACGCGACTTTGCCGAAGGCGGCATTGATGTTGACTTTGTTCAAGATAACGAGTCGCGTAGCAAGAAGGGTGTTCTCCGCGGTCTCCATTTCCAGAAGCAAAATCCGCAGGGCAAG is a window of Fibrobacter sp. UWB4 DNA encoding:
- a CDS encoding dTDP-glucose 4,6-dehydratase, with product MKRSIVITGGAGFIGSHVVRLFVNKYPEYKIINLDKLTYAGNLANLKDVEDKPNYKFVKMDICDFDAFYKLMQDEQVDGIIHLAAESHVDRSIKDPFTFARTNVMGTLTLLQAAKLYWESLPEKYEGKRFYHISTDEVYGALKMNHPEGITPPFTTTASSSEHHLAYGDDFFYETTKYTPHSPYSASKAGSDHFVRAFHDTYGMPTIVTNCSNNYGPYQFPEKLIPLFINNIRHKKPLPVYGKGENVRDWLFVEDHARAIDVIFHNGKIAETYNIGGFNEWKNIDIIKVVIKTVDKLLGRAEGEDLNLITYVTDRLGHDARYAIDSTKLQKELGWEPSLQFEEGIEKTVRWYLDNQEWLDNITSGDYEKYYEKMYGNR